The Canis lupus familiaris isolate Mischka breed German Shepherd chromosome 14, alternate assembly UU_Cfam_GSD_1.0, whole genome shotgun sequence genome window below encodes:
- the LOC609865 gene encoding protein lifeguard 1 isoform X8, giving the protein MEMDLEVREPIDFSSGDHQHLVRKAADSNIHTKAGQPYATSPSEAPKTHGNPRPKTREQMDIYVVQISDETTPDDSNNLANPFSDSWIRRAFIIKVFLILSAQLVVTGAIVSVFLFWPAFFVVLIVLACCGKLRRQVPANYILLGLFTSSSRSAARSRISFL; this is encoded by the exons at GGAAATGGACTTGGAAGTCAGAGAGCCAATAGATTTCAGTTCTGGAGATCATCAGCATCTAGTTCGGAAAGCAGCAGATAGTAACATCCACACCAAGGCTGGGCAGCCTTATGCAACTTCACCTTCTGAAGCACCAAAAACTCATGGGAATCCACGTCCTAAGACTAGAGAGCAAATGGATATCTACGTGGTACAAATTTCAGATGAGACTACCCCAGATGACAGCAATAATCTAGCCAATCCATTCTCAGATTCATGGATCCGCAGAG CCTTCATTATAAAAGTATTCCTGATCCTGTCAGCTCAGCTGGTGGTCACTGGGGCAATTGTCAGCGTATTTCTTTTCTG GCCAGCATTTTTTGTCGTACTCATCGTCCTTGCTTGCTGTGGGAAACTCCGCCGTCAGGTGCCTGCGAATTACATTCTCCTGGGATTATTT ACAAGTTCTTCAAGGTCTGCTGCTCGGAGCCGTATCAGT TTTCTATAA
- the LOC609865 gene encoding protein lifeguard 1 isoform X7, whose product MEMDLEVREPIDFSSGDHQHLVRKAADSNIHTKAGQPYATSPSEAPKTHGNPRPKTREQMDIYVVQISDETTPDDSNNLANPFSDSWIRRAFIIKVFLILSAQLVVTGAIVSVFLFWKGLKAWVLVNAWFTYAILPAFFVVLIVLACCGKLRRQVPANYILLGLFTSSSRSAARSRISFL is encoded by the exons at GGAAATGGACTTGGAAGTCAGAGAGCCAATAGATTTCAGTTCTGGAGATCATCAGCATCTAGTTCGGAAAGCAGCAGATAGTAACATCCACACCAAGGCTGGGCAGCCTTATGCAACTTCACCTTCTGAAGCACCAAAAACTCATGGGAATCCACGTCCTAAGACTAGAGAGCAAATGGATATCTACGTGGTACAAATTTCAGATGAGACTACCCCAGATGACAGCAATAATCTAGCCAATCCATTCTCAGATTCATGGATCCGCAGAG CCTTCATTATAAAAGTATTCCTGATCCTGTCAGCTCAGCTGGTGGTCACTGGGGCAATTGTCAGCGTATTTCTTTTCTG gaaggGTTTAAAAGCTTGGGTGCTTGTGAATGCCTGGTTCACCTATGCAATCTT GCCAGCATTTTTTGTCGTACTCATCGTCCTTGCTTGCTGTGGGAAACTCCGCCGTCAGGTGCCTGCGAATTACATTCTCCTGGGATTATTT ACAAGTTCTTCAAGGTCTGCTGCTCGGAGCCGTATCAGT TTTCTATAA
- the GATAD1 gene encoding GATA zinc finger domain-containing protein 1 isoform X1, whose protein sequence is MPLGLKPTCSVCKTTSSSMWKKGPQGEILCHHCTGRGGAGGAGGGGSGAAGGTGGGGGGGGGGGGGGFGAATFASTSAAPPQSNGGGGGKQSKQEIHRRSARLRNTKYKSAPAAEKKVSTKGKGRRHIFKLKNCPGGVSGPHLLEGSELCCRRTGMLPLPLKEVLKLGIFPCKTQRGPVPIKAPESVSTIITAESIFYKGVYYQIGDVVSVIDEQDGKPYYAQIRGFIQDQYCEKSAALTWLIPTLSSPRDQFDPASYIIGPEEDLPRKMEYLEFVCHAPSEYFKSRSSPFPTVPTRPEKGYIWTHVGPTPAITIKETVANHL, encoded by the exons ATGCCACTGGGCCTGAAGCCCACCTGCAGCGTCTGCAAGACCACGTCGTCCTCCATGTGGAAGAAGGGCCCGCAGGGGGAGATCCTCTGCCACCACTGCACGGgccggggcggcgcgggcggcgcgggcggcggcggctcgggggCGGCCGGCGGgacggggggcggcggcggcggcggcggcggtggcggcggcggcggcttcgGCGCGGCGACCTTCGCCAGCACCTCGGCCGCCCCTCCGCAGAGcaacgggggcgggggcggcaagCAG AGTAAGCAGGAAATTCACAGAAGGTCTGCTCGGCTGAGAAACACTAAATACAAATCTGCTCCAGCTGCTGAAAAGAAAGTTTCCaccaaaggaaaagggagaagacatatttttaaattaaaaaat TGTCCTGGGGGAGTGAGTGGTCCACACTTGCTGGAAGGAAGTGAGCTCTGTTGCAGGAG aacagGAATGCTTCCCTTACCACTAAAGGAAGTTCTGAAGTTGGGCATATTCCCTTGTAAAACACAGAGGGGCCCTGtg ccCATCAAAGCTCCTGAGTCTGTTTCCACTATAATCACTGCAGAATCAATCTTCTACAAG GGAGTATATTACCAAATTGGAGATGTTGTTTCTGTGATTGATGAACAAGATGGAAAGCCCTACTATGCTCAGATTAGGGGTTTCATCCAGGACCAGTACTGTGAGAAAAGTGCCGCTCTGACATGGCTCATTCCCACCCTCTCAAGCCCCAGGGACCAATTTGATCCTGCATCCTACATCATCG GACCAGAGGAAGATCTTCCAAGGAAAATGGAATACTTGGAATTTGTGTGTCATGCACCTTCTGAATATTTCAAGTCCCGTTCATCACCGTTTCCCACAGTTCCGACCAGACCAGAGAAGGGCTACATATGGACTCATGTTGGACCTACTCCTGCAATCACTATTAAGGAAACCGTCGCCAACCATTTGTAG
- the GATAD1 gene encoding GATA zinc finger domain-containing protein 1 isoform X3 has product MPLGLKPTCSVCKTTSSSMWKKGPQGEILCHHCTGRGGAGGAGGGGSGAAGGTGGGGGGGGGGGGGGFGAATFASTSAAPPQSNGGGGGKQSKQEIHRRSARLRNTKYKSAPAAEKKVSTKGKGRRHIFKLKNGVYYQIGDVVSVIDEQDGKPYYAQIRGFIQDQYCEKSAALTWLIPTLSSPRDQFDPASYIIGPEEDLPRKMEYLEFVCHAPSEYFKSRSSPFPTVPTRPEKGYIWTHVGPTPAITIKETVANHL; this is encoded by the exons ATGCCACTGGGCCTGAAGCCCACCTGCAGCGTCTGCAAGACCACGTCGTCCTCCATGTGGAAGAAGGGCCCGCAGGGGGAGATCCTCTGCCACCACTGCACGGgccggggcggcgcgggcggcgcgggcggcggcggctcgggggCGGCCGGCGGgacggggggcggcggcggcggcggcggcggtggcggcggcggcggcttcgGCGCGGCGACCTTCGCCAGCACCTCGGCCGCCCCTCCGCAGAGcaacgggggcgggggcggcaagCAG AGTAAGCAGGAAATTCACAGAAGGTCTGCTCGGCTGAGAAACACTAAATACAAATCTGCTCCAGCTGCTGAAAAGAAAGTTTCCaccaaaggaaaagggagaagacatatttttaaattaaaaaat GGAGTATATTACCAAATTGGAGATGTTGTTTCTGTGATTGATGAACAAGATGGAAAGCCCTACTATGCTCAGATTAGGGGTTTCATCCAGGACCAGTACTGTGAGAAAAGTGCCGCTCTGACATGGCTCATTCCCACCCTCTCAAGCCCCAGGGACCAATTTGATCCTGCATCCTACATCATCG GACCAGAGGAAGATCTTCCAAGGAAAATGGAATACTTGGAATTTGTGTGTCATGCACCTTCTGAATATTTCAAGTCCCGTTCATCACCGTTTCCCACAGTTCCGACCAGACCAGAGAAGGGCTACATATGGACTCATGTTGGACCTACTCCTGCAATCACTATTAAGGAAACCGTCGCCAACCATTTGTAG
- the GATAD1 gene encoding GATA zinc finger domain-containing protein 1 isoform X2 — MPLGLKPTCSVCKTTSSSMWKKGPQGEILCHHCTGRGGAGGAGGGGSGAAGGTGGGGGGGGGGGGGGFGAATFASTSAAPPQSNGGGGGKQSKQEIHRRSARLRNTKYKSAPAAEKKVSTKGKGRRHIFKLKNPIKAPESVSTIITAESIFYKGVYYQIGDVVSVIDEQDGKPYYAQIRGFIQDQYCEKSAALTWLIPTLSSPRDQFDPASYIIGPEEDLPRKMEYLEFVCHAPSEYFKSRSSPFPTVPTRPEKGYIWTHVGPTPAITIKETVANHL; from the exons ATGCCACTGGGCCTGAAGCCCACCTGCAGCGTCTGCAAGACCACGTCGTCCTCCATGTGGAAGAAGGGCCCGCAGGGGGAGATCCTCTGCCACCACTGCACGGgccggggcggcgcgggcggcgcgggcggcggcggctcgggggCGGCCGGCGGgacggggggcggcggcggcggcggcggcggtggcggcggcggcggcttcgGCGCGGCGACCTTCGCCAGCACCTCGGCCGCCCCTCCGCAGAGcaacgggggcgggggcggcaagCAG AGTAAGCAGGAAATTCACAGAAGGTCTGCTCGGCTGAGAAACACTAAATACAAATCTGCTCCAGCTGCTGAAAAGAAAGTTTCCaccaaaggaaaagggagaagacatatttttaaattaaaaaat ccCATCAAAGCTCCTGAGTCTGTTTCCACTATAATCACTGCAGAATCAATCTTCTACAAG GGAGTATATTACCAAATTGGAGATGTTGTTTCTGTGATTGATGAACAAGATGGAAAGCCCTACTATGCTCAGATTAGGGGTTTCATCCAGGACCAGTACTGTGAGAAAAGTGCCGCTCTGACATGGCTCATTCCCACCCTCTCAAGCCCCAGGGACCAATTTGATCCTGCATCCTACATCATCG GACCAGAGGAAGATCTTCCAAGGAAAATGGAATACTTGGAATTTGTGTGTCATGCACCTTCTGAATATTTCAAGTCCCGTTCATCACCGTTTCCCACAGTTCCGACCAGACCAGAGAAGGGCTACATATGGACTCATGTTGGACCTACTCCTGCAATCACTATTAAGGAAACCGTCGCCAACCATTTGTAG